From one Macaca nemestrina isolate mMacNem1 chromosome 3, mMacNem.hap1, whole genome shotgun sequence genomic stretch:
- the LOC105479628 gene encoding tigger transposable element-derived protein 2, translating into MLGKRKRVVLTIKDKLDIIKKLEEGISFKKLSVVYGIGESTVRDIKKNKERIINYANSSDPTSGVSKRKSMKSSTYEELDRVMIEWFNQQKTDGIPVSGTICAKQAKFFFDALGMEGDFNASSGWLTRFKQRHGIPKAAGKGTKLKGDETAASEFCGSFQEFVERENLQPEQIYGADQTGLFWKCLPSRTLTLETEQSTSGCRSSRERIIIMCCANATGLHKLNLCVVGKAKKPRAFKGTDLSNLPVTYYSQKGAWIEQSVFRQWFEKYFVPQVQKHLKSKGLLEKAVLLLDFPPAHPNEEMLSSDDGRIIVKYLPPNVTSLIQPMSQGVLATVKRYYRAGLLQKYMDEGIDPKIFWKNLTVLDAIYEVSRAWSMVKSSTITKAWKKLFPGNEENSGMNIDEGAILAANLATVLQNTEECEHVDIETIDQWFDSRSNDSSCQVLADSESAEDQTKAAEQKPSSKSRKTELNPEKHISHKAALEWTENLLDYLEQQDDMLLSDKLVLRKLRTIIRKKQKIQNNKNH; encoded by the coding sequence ATGTTGGGGAAACGCAAGCGTGTGGTGTTGACAATTAAGGACAAGCTTGACATTATTAAGAAACTTGAGGAAGGCATCTCTTTCAAAAAACTTTCTGTGGTGTATGGAATCGGTGAATCCACAGTTCGTgatattaaaaagaacaaagaaaggatTATAAACTATGCAAACAGTTCAGATCCTACCAGTGGGGTATCCAAACGTAAATCTATGAAGTCATCAACATATGAAGAGCTTGATAGAGTTATGATAGAGTGGTTTAACCAACAGAAAACAGATGGGATTCCAGTGTCCGGAACGATTTGTGCAAAACAAGCCAAGTTCTTTTTTGATGCTTTGGGGATGGAAGGTGATTTTAATGCATCGTCAGGCTGGCTAACTCGATTTAAGCAGCGCCATGGTATTCCAAAGGCTGCTGGTAAAGGAACAAAATTAAAAGGAGATGAAACTGCTGCCAGTGAATTTTGTGGTAGCTTTCAGGAATTTGTTGAAAGAGAGAATCTACAACCAGAGCAAATATATGGTGCTGATCAAACTGGATTGTTCTGGAAATGCCTACCATCAAGGACATTAACTCTTGAAACTGAACAAAGTACTTCTGGGTGTAGGTCAAGCAGAGAGAGAATCATTATTATGTGTTGCGCAAATGCCACAGGTTTACACAAACTTAATCTTTGTGTTGTGGGGAAGGCCAAAAAGCCCCGAGCATTCAAAGGCACTGACCTTTCAAACCTTCCTGTGACATATTACAGTCAAAAAGGTGCATGGATAGAACAGTCTGTTTTCAGACAGTGGTTTGAAAAGTACTTTGTGCCACAGGTACAGAAGCATTTGAAATCCAAGGGACTTTTAGAAAAAGCAGTGCTGCTTTTAGATTTCCCCCCAGCACATCCAAATGAAGAAATGTTGAGTTCAGATGATGGCAGAATAATTGTGAAATATTTGCCACCAAATGTCACAAGTCTGATTCAACCAATGAGCCAGGGAGTTCTAGCCACTGTAAAAAGATACTACCGAGCAGGACTTCTCCAGAAATACATGGATGAAGGAATTGAcccaaaaatattttggaagaacTTGACGGTGTTGGATGCAATTTATGAAGTGTCAAGAGCTTGGAGCATGGTAAAATCAAGTACCATAACCAAAGCATGGAAAAAACTTTTCCCTGGCAATGAAGAGAATTCAGGTATGAACATTGATGAAGGAGCCATTTTAGCAGCTAATTTAGCAACAGTTTTACAGAACACAGAAGAATGTGAACATGTTGACATTGAGACTATTGATCAGTGGTTCGACTCTCGGAGCAATGACTCAAGCTGTCAGGTGCTGGCTGACAGTGAAAGTGCCGAGGACCAGACCAAGGCTGCTGAGCAAAAGCCTTCCAGTAAGAGTAGAAAAACAGAGCTGAATCCAGAGAAGCATATTAGCCATAAAGCTGCACTTGAATGGACTGAAAATTTACTGGATTATCTTGAACAACAAGACGACATGCTTCTGTCTGATAAATTGGTATTAAGGAAGCTTCGGACCATaataaggaaaaaacagaagatccaaaataacaaaaatcattaA